The genomic DNA gTTTTAAAAGTGAGatatttgcaaaaatattatttttatatgtcatTTGGCAAAAATACCTTTTATTGTTGGCCATTTTCAATAGtactcttttttatataaaaaataattaaattttaaaccctaaacttcaAATACTAAACCGTAatccctcaaaactatactctaaatataaaatagagaactctaaacttaaaaaatctaaaaattaatttaacacattGTTATTGTATAAAAAAGTAAGAGcaagtgaagtgaccttagtgcagtgaccaaaggtaagtccttaatgcataAGACACCATCACATCAGGGATCAAGTCCCGCTGCCTACAAATGTAGGAATTAGGCTAATAGTAAAATTATGGTGAGTgttgttgaccaaaaataaaagaaattttatcaTGTATTCATGTATGAtaattaatagtaaaattattGCGAGTGTTGTTGACCAAAAATGTATTCATGTATGATAATTTTATCATGTATTCATGTATGACAATTAATAGCAACAACATATTTATTGCGAGTgttgttgaccaaaaataaaagaaagagacgaCTGGTTTATCATTTTATGAGTCATGAAAGGTGGTGTCTTGTTTATGGTTTCTTGTATTCTCACATTCCTCGTTCTCAGCCATGTTAGAggtaatattttagttttatttcgcATCATCAATTGTTTATCTAAATACAGTTTTGTAATCTGATGATATATTTGTcgttggtatatatataataacaaaaatagagGTGGAATCCAAAACAAAGTGGGGATGCGACATGAACAGAAAATTTCCTGGAACATGTGAAACAAATGGGAAGAATCAATGCATAAGTGACATCAAAAAAATACCTGGTGCGCCGAAAGATCTTGTCGCACGTTGCGAATGCTCTGCCGCTTTTGTCTGGAAGGGTAAACCTGCCGAGCGTTTATGTAAATGTCAATATGATtgttaagaagtttttactataaatattaccataaccacaaaaaaaaaatctctttactAACAAAAATAAGTGAGAAGCTACAAAgagattttggtgtttttggtgtccagtttaatatttttcattgcaGAATACTTTCaataagtttcttcttttttttttttttaacatcacaTGATGAATGTTACTACAATTCTCGTGTAACTCCTAGCGTCTATTTTTCAGATCGTTATATTGTATGGTAAGATCTTAGCAGTTCGAAttaaagcttcaaactttcttTGAAAATCATGATCTACTACTCAgttaaaaatcacaaatatcCACGTACGGGACATTCTTCCCAATGTTTAGTCTATCGCACAACACTAAAAAGTtagccagaagaagaagatgaatcaaattTCAaccttcaaaacaaacaaaagatgtttttttttttttttaataaaaaacaaacaaaagatatgtatatgaatttTGGAGTCTTCCAGCAAAGTTGCAATATCTCATCTTCTCATGTTTAGATTGTCTCTGCTTCTGTCCGTGTTACTCTTTTTCAAGCATCACATAAAAAACACAACTGCTTTTGAAGTGGAAGATGTCACTATTTGTGCTATCGATGATCGATCAAGCAGCTTCATAGAAGAGAATCTCTGGCCGAACCCTTCTTTCTCCACAGATTCTGACCAGACTCTTCCAGTTACCAACACCCTATGCCATCACCACACATATCAATAGTGTCTCACCTATTTAAGTTCAAAACTCAACTCATAAGAGACAAAAGACAATTGTTTCGTCTTACCTCTTCTGCTAAAGTTCCATGTCTGAGACTGACCCATCGGTTCCGTTTATAAGCCATGCAGATGTATTATCCTTCTTCACCATAACCAATCTGCATTTTTCCATATTCCGAGACTGTAACAGAGAAAAGATACAGAAGAACAATAGCACAAATACTTGTGACCCCTTTTAAGATTTTACCATTGACACAAGCCGATACTTAGTCTTTGGTTCTTCTAACCCTTCGTATAGCCTGCTGATATCTATCTCCCAGTCCAGAGCATTTGTTGTTTCAGATATTTCTGTTTCCGTTTCATTCTTCTCCCATTCCAACACTAATTttgcaaacacacaaaaacagcaaCACCGTTTAATCATACCACAGTAAATGAAATGAGCAGATAAGGTCACAATCATCGTCAAAACTTTACCAACTGTGAAGATAGGCGGGCATCTGCTTATAGTGTGGTGAACAAAGTTTGTCTTTCCACAGCCTCCTGTTTTAACATCACATATCATTTCATCTTCCATGCGGATCACTTTAAGGATGTCCTCAAACTTCATATTCCCAAAAGCACACTGCAAAGATATATCATCACAGAACAGCTTTTAAGGAGTAGTACCAGTTTCTGTAGGAAAGACAGATGGAAATAAATGAACATACCTTTATGTTTCTGACAGAATTTGCAACCATTACAATTCCATAAGAACTTTGCTCTGGATAATTTGGCTCCCTTCTGCACCTTTTACAGCTTATTCTTTCATATTCCTCCAACGTAAAAAGACGAGTTACCAAGCTTTCTCTTTCTGGACTTTTCCACCAATGCCAAAACTCAAGGATCGCGACGACTACCTCAGCAGCATCACTTGACTGAAAAGTGTGAAAAAAGAACAGAATGACATTTAAGAAAACAGTGAGAAAGTTTTAGAAGCTTATATTTATCCGCACAAACCAGGGAATGAACTTCTTCTAAGGAAGCAAGTAAGTTGCTCAGTAGGTCACTGTAGAGTCCATCTTCTTTTATCTGCTCCGAGACAACTGCAGAAAAGAAATCTTTTAGTGCACAAGGAACTTGTTCTTCCAGGTTGCAATGAAATGGTTGCCGATTGTACACCAAATCCTCTCGAAGAACCTTAATGTTCAAGAGTGCCTGCAGTATCATAATTTGTTAAAGGAAGTAAGTAAACGAATACTATATATTGTATGATAACAACGAATGAGCTGAATCAGTAGAAGAGAGCTCAATTTTTTGAATCTTATCGTTGTTGGTGTCTGCATTACCTTCAGCGTCATGTCAAGAGCTGAATTGTATCTAGTTGCTTCTTCATATGCTGAGTCCAAATGTCCCGACAGTAAATCTTCTCCAGGCACGTTTTGCTTATCTTGAAGATggcaaatgaaagaaataagaaactATGCTCTCAAAAACAACAGAGTTCAAAATATTCATCAACTGAGAAATAACCTTTAGTAGCTTCCTCTTGACTTTCAGTGTTGGATGAAGTTTCCAATCGACCCCTTTCACTTGAAAGAGTATCTTCTGGTTCTATAGAATCTTTCGTTGTTTTTGGTGATAAAGAAGTAACTTCCGGTTCAAGGTTGAGAGAAGATTCGCTGGACATATGTAAAGATCACGTTTTGCTCAGAGAAAACCTACAAAGAATTTACAACTTGCGAAACGAGTCTTGAAAAATCAAAGTTCTCATCTAAAGGAGTGTGACTTACTGTTCAACATTCTGATCAAAATTTCTAGACATGCTCGCTAAAGTTCTCTGTTACACCATGAAGGAGAAGGACATTAAATCTTACAactgagaaattaaaaaatccaTGCAAGCAAATAGAGAATTTAGATTTTAGCGACCTTTTTgcttttattcatttttgttgtttgactCTGACTTCTTCCCCTTCGCTTGTTCGGCTTGTGCTGCTCGTAACTTGCTTTTGGCATCCATATCTACAACTCCATCCAATTCATCCTAGACGAAGAgacataattataatattaggTACCTgtcaaagaaaatatcaaattcatccaagTTCTCTGTCAAAGGGAATATAACAGTTGTATAAATCAAAGTTACAAACCAACCCGTATGAAACGTTTCAACAGGTGAAGGATATAAGAGCGGTAGTAAAAAGCAGAAAGCCTAACAAGGTCGTTTAGCAAATTAATCCTCGAATTTTCAACCAGTAAAATCTTTGTATCAGCTACAGAAACCTGCAAGTTAATATATACTTTACGGTGACAACTTATGTTATTCTGTTGTAAAATTCTAACTTAGATCAAGAATCAGGACTGAACCTTGTTGGTGACCACTGATTTCAGAAGGTCTATGGACTTCAACACTATATCATCATTGAGATTTTTATGCCCATGTATGAGAGTCAGGCAATCTTCTAGATCGGGGAAATCAAATGTCGGATGTGATGCTCCTTCGAGAACATCTCGTACTGCACATAAGTACAGTTTTGTGGTGTGAGAATCTCCGGCGTCTATCATAAGACGCTCGTCACATTTATCGCATAGAAGAGATGCATATGAGTTCCATTGATTTTCTGGAACATTTTTTCTCCTCTCATCTTCCAGTATACATAAGTTTTTGGCGTCATAAAGAGCTGTATCATAACTCAGGATCTGCAACTTCTTTTGCATATTTGGTTCCCAAAGTCGTACATGTGAAGTGAATGGCTCTTAGAACAGCCACCCATATTTCAAGATTGTGTGCCCGGATAGATCTGGGAAATTCAAAGCTCTCATCTATCAAAGGGTAGTCTAGCAACCAGTTATGATATCATCGCCCTGAGGatgctgtcttttttttttttttttttttttttNTAGGAGGTTCGGGGCCGAGGCCCGTAATCCCCCAGGGCCCGGGGAAGACCAGATGAAAGCCCCTGGCCAAGTAGAAATGACTAACAATTTCGCGCTTGAGGGGAATCAATCCCTGGCCTGGACCAACAGGGCAATTCCTCCTCAAGTGGAAACCACTAGACCACCACCACTTGGTTTCTGAGGTTGCGTCTTGGTGTAGTGAACACTGTGATCACAAACATCTATCGTCCCTGCATCATCAAATGAAGCAATCTTTCCTCTGAGCAGTCTTTTATCCAGAAGCATAAATGAAAACTCATGGTCAAGCTGGACCTTTTCCTTAACTCGCAAACGAACCAATAAACTGTCTGTTGCGTTGGAAACCAGTTCTGTACCATCAACCCTTTCAAACTTAATGCGTTTGAGAAGTTCTAGAATTTGATGGAGCTCATGACATTCCAAAAAGCAAATACTCTGAGGCGTTTCCACTAAGCGGCAGTCGGAGGTAAGAGTCTGCTCGGAAATTTCAAACTGTGAATTTCATGTCACTGTTCTCTGTTTTAGTCGCTTgttcgaagaagaaagaacctTGTAGGTAATGAACCATTGTTGGAACCTTTTCCTTCCCACGAATCAAAATCGAATCCTCAATTGCCTCCAATGCCTTGACGTGATCTCCCTGGTCGAAGACGTGATCTCCCTGGTCGAAGTAACCTTTAACAAGTTTCTTGAGTTGTGCTTCCTCAGGATCTTcgagtaaaagagaaagagaagtctTCATGTTTCGAGAAAGAGTAACGAACGATTCTCCTCAAGGCTCTTGCGATTACTTTGGTCTGTACTCCTCTATGCTTTTGAAAAATCAAACGGAGATGAAAGCTTTTTATCACGTGTGATCCACACGTTACGCGAGTTGGCGAAGCTTTTATATCACGTGAGATTCAAGAGAAACCCAAAATCATGGTGTCGCCTTTTTCGAACAAGTCTTCTTAGATATATCTCAGTGGGGAATTTTATCGAACACCTTGTGTGCATTCTCTGTTTTTTACGATTTGATTTCATCTTCCCCGGAATTAACagagaaaaaacatatattgtgCCTATCAACAGACGAAAACCCACAAATTGTCTGAAATATTTCGAAGTTGGGAGATGATCGCGGTTGCTAAGTTGTGTAAAAGAACAAACCCATAAGTCCGTCCACATTGGTTTGGTTTCATAAAGTAAAACtcattagtaaaaaaaacaaattatgaacaGAAGGATgaaacagtatatatatatatatatatatatattttttagtggaatgaaaaagtttattataCTCTATCATCTAAAAATGAGATTTAATggtattttgagaaatttttattAGATACTTAtgaattatgtatatttttttttctttagggatgtgaataaattataaacttaaataaTTACAGAACATTTAATCAATTAGATTTCAACAGGATTCTAGCCAATTGAACGGATATTCTACGGTTATTGAAATCTAAGTGACATCTCAGATACATGGTGTTAAATCGCACAATGAACTTTAATAAACTGGTGAGTAGGAgatataaaccaaaccaaaaaccatgATAAAACAGATTTAAGAAATAAACAAGGATCTACACTACACaagcaaaaattaaataactaataagGTCATTAATAAACGCATACACCAGAGTAGTCATACATGCATGGTAGATAGATAATTAGATTTATCCTAAACATAGATAAAGCATTcacatcacattcaatctctaCGCATAAAACAGAGTAGTGATACATGCATGCATGGTAGATAATAAGGTTATCCTAAACATAGATAGAGCGCTAACTTCACATTCAAGCTCTACGCATAAAACAGAATATATAGGCAAGTCATACAGACGGAGAGAGGTAGCTAAACAGATACCCTAAAAGAAGGGGTTGTTTTTGATGGCTTTAACAACTTCGCACTCCATCTCTACATTCAAAGTATCTTCATCGTCCAAGTAACCCTCCTGAATTTCAGCTAAACGCATGAACTGAGCAATGCCCCTCCCTGCGTTCGAGGTCATGACCCAACCTTGAACTACAAAACAAGCAAAGTGTATTAGTTATAAACTTAAAACCAATAGGTTATAGTCAATGTATAGTAGGACATCTGACATCATCAGTTAAGAACGCCTAATGAGAATGTCATCCGCATCTATTCTATCCCATGCATAAGCACGGACAATAAGCAATATTTTTTACTTACGGCATTCTGATAGGTTTTTCGATCCACGCGGGTCTAGAACCTGCAGCTGTGCTCGCACCATAACCAGCTCACCCGTCAATAAGTTTTCCCCTTCAGCTAAATGCACATAGCTGGATAATTTGCCCTCTGCGCTAGAGTCTCCCTTTGGATAAACGGTTAGAGTCCTGCAAAACAACATTATTTGTCCGGTTGTTAGAAAGAGTTACCACTAATACACCAATtacatcagaaaagaaaaaagaaacattcatAGACTCACCACTTTTTTTCTCCCATTTGGAAGGTTTTTGAGACGTAATCACTCTGTTTCAGAAGAGAGAAATCCCTAACACTCCAAGAGAACTTGTGAAAAGGGAGGTTTTCAGCAGCAGCGACAGGTGATGGAGCAATCTTCACATGAGCACCAAACTCATGTTCTTCTCCCTCCAAGATGTATCCATTGGCAAGGTCGCTGAAAACCTCAAGTGGAAGAACTTGAGAAACTCCCCAGACCGTTCTTGAAGGACTGAATTTCTTTACTTCCACATCTGCATGTTAATACGTTAAGAAGTTATATACATATCACTGATgcattcataaaatatatgttcaaaCGACAGAGAGAGATACAAGGGTATGCGCATACGAACCTTGAACTGAAAAATACttattctctttcttgttaaagacaaagaaagagagataagcaGAGACCTCCGTGGGTGGTGCTGATGTGGGTGAGAGGCAGCTCTTGTCAAGTTCCACATACATTGAGACAAATCCTTTTCCATTGTCTTCTTCATTTCCTTTAGGGTATACAACCAATCTCCTGATTTTCATAGTTTTGAGATAGATCGGTTATAAAAAGCCAAACTTTCTTACTTAAAGTGATGAAAGATATGGAATTTTTTAGTTTAGAACAAGATCACATACCAGTTGTATCCACCAGACGAGAAAACAGAGGATTCGTTTCTGTTGTTGACAGCAGTAAGCTGAGAAAGCTTGACAACAGAAGAAGCACAAGGGGGAAGATGATCTCTCCAACTCCTCAAAACTGCAACATCTGGTACACTTGAACCCCTCTACACAACAACACAAGAGATTTAGAAATTTCCCAAATACTAATCAAACCACACAGAGCTACAGCAAGTTTtgaactttcttttctttaagactaagaagaagaagaagaagttgaaagcttgagaaaaagttaaaacgaACCtgagggaaagaagaagaaggaggatgaTTTGCTCTCCAATTACTCATCATAGCAAAAGCTGATGCAGCAAAATCCATTCTTCTATCCATTCTACACAGTTTACACAAAGACAagctttttgatttagaattccCCAAATATTAAAACGACGTACACACAGACCTATAGATTTCAGAGAAGCTACACAACTACAGAAGGCAAGGTTTTGTAAAAGCTTGAGAAAGATCCCGACGAACCTTAGAGAGACGACGAGACGGAGAAGGACTGAAGAAGAGAGAGCCTTTGACACTTCGGAGAAGGAGGAACTGAAGAAGAGAGAGC from Camelina sativa cultivar DH55 chromosome 7, Cs, whole genome shotgun sequence includes the following:
- the LOC104701111 gene encoding defensin-like protein 226; its protein translation is MKGGVLFMVSCILTFLVLSHVREVESKTKWGCDMNRKFPGTCETNGKNQCISDIKKIPGAPKDLVARCECSAAFVWKGKPAERLCKCQYDC
- the LOC104701113 gene encoding uncharacterized protein LOC104701113, producing the protein MDRRMDFAASAFAMMSNWRANHPPSSSFPQRGSSVPDVAVLRSWRDHLPPCASSVVKLSQLTAVNNRNESSVFSSGGYNWRLVVYPKGNEEDNGKGFVSMYVELDKSCLSPTSAPPTEVSAYLSFFVFNKKENKYFSVQDVEVKKFSPSRTVWGVSQVLPLEVFSDLANGYILEGEEHEFGAHVKIAPSPVAAAENLPFHKFSWSVRDFSLLKQSDYVSKTFQMGEKKWTLTVYPKGDSSAEGKLSSYVHLAEGENLLTGELVMVRAQLQVLDPRGSKNLSECLQGWVMTSNAGRGIAQFMRLAEIQEGYLDDEDTLNVEMECEVVKAIKNNPFF